From the Clostridium sp. Marseille-P299 genome, the window AACTATTTTTTCATAAAAAAAATGAACTGTTTGATTACGGTGCTACCAGTAATAGCACCATGTTCCAGTAATAACATCATCTTATTAATATCCGTATTCACCTTCTACTATAATTACATGAATTCGTTTTGAATCAAATTGCCTTGCTATGACTACAAAATCATTACAGATTCTATCCTTACTCTTACAATCATAGCACTTTCCAGTCTTCACACAAGGAGTAACTTTTCCTAGTCTCTTTGCATCCATTGGTGCTGCAACCTGCCTCACCCTAAGCATTCCTTCTGTAGAATTCGGAGTAATTTTATTACTACCTACAACAATCACAACTTTTTTTGGACCATAAATCATTGGTGCTACACGACTTCCATTCCCATCAATATTTATAATTTCACCATTTTCCGTGATTGCATTGGTTCCAGTTATAAAAACATCAGCTGAAAAATTTTTAATATAGATTTCTCTCTTTTCATCACTGGATAATCCACTTTTATGTTTATCATAAAATTCAATATCTCTATTACGTAGGTAATTAAAAACTTCCAGTTGTTCTAAAGTAACCGAATCTCCACACCCTACTGTATTATTATCTAGTATCAACTCTTCAAGCTGCTTTATAAGCTCTTCTTTATCTTTTACATAATATCCATTCATATTATTTTGCTGTAAATTGCGTAATGTTCTTTCGATTTTCTCTGTCATAATTTCCTTAACTTTCTTATAAACCTCATCATTTTTTCTTTTTGTTATTTCATAATTCTTTTATAATGCATATGCTTTTATTTTGCAAATGCTTTTGTTTTGTATATTGCTTTTGTTTTGTATATTTCTTTTATTTTACGTATTACTTTTTATATTGCTTTTTAATTTGATTTGTTTATATTTTCATGTTTATTTTTTTTGAGATGCAATTTTATTCTTTCTATACCTCTATAATTTTTCGATAGGAAAATATAAATAAAAACCATCCTTTATTAAAGGTGAATAAAATTCATGCACAGCGCCAACAAGTTGATAATTATTAGATGGTAAATAACTATGTATCATTTCTCCAAATATTTCTCCATAGATCTCTTCCGAACATTTAGTAACAATATATTTATAACTTGGAATCGTCCATTTCACCCAGCCTATAGGTGCAACTGAATCATCATATACTTCACATCCCGCTAGATATTTCCCACGTTCTTTCCAAGGAAGAAGCCATTCCTTCGCATCACTCATAGCTCCCCAAATACCAGTCGGTATTCCGTTTTCATCTTTTTTTGCTAATAAACTAATTTCATGGAAATTCCCATTTGCTTGTTCCCATAAATAAGGGATCCAGTCGCTTCCTTTTGTAGCATCTCCTTCACCTAGCTTACCAATTACTGAGAACTTTTCTTTACATACTATGTCAGTCGTCATTTAAGCACTTCCTTCCCCATATAGAACATAATTTATTCATCGTTTAAAGTGATTTTATAATAGTTTTATTATATGCTATTAACTATGACATAGTATGTCATATATTGTTATTAACTTTTATTAAAAAATTGTAGGTATAAATATTTTTTTCTTTTTTAGTTATTAACTAATAGTTGTTAACTAATAGTTATTAACTATATACTTTTCCATACAGATAGATTCTTTGATATCCTTATATTGTCCATAATTATCTATCACTTGAAAACCTATACTTTTATATAGCCCGATTGCAGCTTGAAACTTAGCACCTGTCTCTAATATTAGCTTTAAATACCCCAACTCCTTGGCCTTTTCCTCGAGTTGCTTCATTAGGAGCTTTGATATTCCCTGACCACGATACTCTGGCTTAACATAAACTCGTTTCACTTCTGCAATACCATCTTCAAAATATTTAAAGCTAGCACACCCGATTGGTACCTCATCATCATATGCTAAGAATATATCATGTATCTGCATAACAGAATTAAATTGCTTATAATATTCTCTATTTATCCCACCTGAAGTTTCATTCAAAGAATCATCTAAAAGAGTACATAGTTTTACAAAATCATCATTCGCACTATTTACATATGATATCTGCATGCTACCTCCAAAGTATAACTTATCATTATATTGATGCTCTAAGATCTCTTACCCCATTTTTTTCTTGCTGTTCCATACGATGTATTTGATTTTTATTGGTTTTCAACAAATTAAATTGCATCCTTTTGCTGTTTTCTAATAGATGAGTAAATAAATTTCACATACTCTTTTACATTAATTTGTTTATTGTATTTTATCCCCATATATACAAATAAGATTTCAGCAACAGTCAGATAGCAATCTTTTAAATCAAAGATAAATAATCCTGGAATTACTAGAAAATCTAAGCTTCCACCCCAGAATATTTTATCAATGATACTACAAAGACAACCTGCCATAGCGAAAATAAAAATTAACCTAGCAGGTAAACTCTCTTTTTTACATTTACTTCGATAAAATTGATAACCTGTCATTATAATAAAAATACAAAAGATTATTAAAATATTCACTACAATTGGATTTTCAAAAATAGATATATAATTACCAGCCCAAGATTGTTTTCTATTAATCTTTGGATAAAAACCTATTATCCCCTCAATAAAAACTACTTGAATATCGAATAAATATTTCTTTATAAAGATTTTTACCACTTGATCTATCATTATTAAAATACTTATGGGAAATATAAATTTTTTATAATTCTTCATAGTCCAAATCCTTTCAAATACCAAAGTACGTAAGTGAGCATGTTTTGTCTTTACATGAAAGTGTTGTTCTATCGCTTATTCATAAATTTATTTTGTTCATTAAATATTTTGCTACTTTTGAAGTAAATAATTGTTAATTTTTTTATATTCTAACCTTTCTAATGACTAAAAACAATAGATAAATGATATATTTATCTATAAAACAAACTTTCATATTTTGGAGGTAGTAAGTGAATGCACAGGTATTTTGGGATGTTATTAGTAATTATAACCAGCAGACAAAGATAGCTCAAATCATCTTGTTTGTATTTGTAATTCTAGCAATAGTGCTATCTTATGCGCAAAAGGTGAAATGGTCTGCTAAGTTCGCATTGGGGATCTCAAATCTATTTCTAGGCATAGTATTTTTTGGGAATTATGGGACGGAGCCCATCCAAAGATTTTTTGCACTACCGCAATATCTGTTTTGTGGTGTTTTGTTTTTATATGAATGTTATCACAATAAAGATGATGTACTTGAAAAGCCAGACCTTTGGCAACTCATATTGCTGTTTCTTTACATTTTTTATCCTTTGTTTTCCGTCATGTTGGGGCACAGTTTTCCGCAAATGGTAACACATATCATGCCATGCCCCGTAGTTAGTTTGAGTATAGCTGTATATTCGGGATACAGGAGAAAAAACAAATTGCTCCTTACCATATTAACTCTTTGGGGGCTAACCGGGATAAAATCCGTAATATTTAGTGCCTATGAGGATATTATTCTTTTAATCTGCGGTTTATATGGCGTCATATTATTGGTGAACACAAGGAAGAAGTGCAAATATAATAATGCACGTTGAGAGCCTTGTGAAGAGTGTCAAGGCACAGGGTATCATTTCTCCGCTTTTCATCCATTTTGTTGAAAATGCCAAGGGTTAATAAAATCATATCGGGATACCAGTTCACCGTAAACGGATAGTTATTGCAAAAAATATATATTACAACAGATAGTAAAAGGAAAACGGTGTAATCCCTTTTACGGGGTTACACCGTCTCCTACATAAAAAACTTCCTTATCTGGCACGGCAAACGCCGTGCCCTCTTAATATTTAATTATAAATTGCCACTGCCATTAACTCTTAAATGGTATTAAAAATTCAATAATTCCACTGGAATAAGGCGCAATATCATATTGTTGAAAGTAAACTACAATTCCAGCTGGAGTAAGATAAAAATTATCTTCATTCCAAGTGTTATGTACATCTTGTTGATAAGTATCAAAATATTTTCCCTTGGATTCTGGATTTTTTAATTGATTGGTAATCTCATCAATAATAAAGGTAAGAATATCATTTTTATAATTTTCATTCATAGGGAAATACTCGCTTATATGCATTGTTTTTCCCGTACTTAAATTCCAAGTATCCGAATGACGAATCGTATTTCCATGAGCCCCACCAGTATATATGTATTTATCAAAATATAAACTTATGAATTGGCAGGATAGGTAAGTTGTTTTGTAATCGACTATTGCCTCATATGGGTGAAATGGATAATCATTTTTTTTCAACTCATGATATTGATCAACTGCTTCTGTAAATAAAGTATCTCTACAATATTGTTCAAAAATTTCAGCATTTTCTTTATAAAAAGCATTTAGCGTACTTAAATTTCTTTGACATTTATTAGAGAAAAACTGTGGATAATTAATTTTATAAGTCAATACGATTTCATCATCATAATAGATTTTATCAGAAAGTACTGCATTTACTACTTGCATTATTCATCCTCCATTTCTTCTTTAAATTCTCTTAAAGAAAAATAAAAAAATACTCTTATTACTAAGATATGCGAAAGATGAAAAGACATTACAAAAAATAATCGAGTAGGAGGAAATTCATTAATTGAATTTCCGTCCTCTCACACCACCGTACGTACCGTTCGGTATACGGCGGTTCAATAAGATTACCTTATTTGCGAATATCTTTCACTAAGTGTTATAAAACCTTGTTCTCTAAGATATTTATTGGTAAGAGTTGAATTTAAGATTGGGCTATTGGAGATTCTCCAGTAGCCTTTCCTTGTATTCGCATGTTCCCATGCTTTCCAATTCTCTACCCCTAGTTTAACTAAGTTATCATGTTTCGTTTTAATCTTTTTCCACTGTTTCCAGTAACAAAGACGTAAACGTCTTCTTAGCCACTCATCAAGTTCTCGTAAGGTACCTTTCATATCTGCTAGTTTGAAGTAACTTATCCAGCCAACAATTAATTGTTTTAGTTTAATAGCTCTGAGTTCCATACTCATTGCATTACTTCTTCCAGTGATACTCTTAAGTTTTCCTTTTAACTTCTTAACAGAAACTTGATGTACTCTTATTCCCATTTCACCTTTCTTATTGTAAAAGGTATATCCTAAATATTTTAGTTTCCATGGTCGGTCTACCTTACTTTTCTCTTTGTTAACTTTAAGCTTCAAGTCCTTTTCTATAAACTCCGTGATACTTTTCATAACTCGCTCTGCTGATTTCTTTGATTTCACGTATACATTGCAATCATCTGCATAACGGCAGAACTTAAGTCCTCTTCGTTCTAATTCCATATCTAGTTCATGCAACATGATATTACTTAATAGTGGAGATAAGTTCCCACCTTGAGGCACTCCTTCTACAGTAGCACTTACTAATCCCTTTTCCATCACTCCTGCATTTAGATACTTCCTTATCAGTCCGATTACTCGTATATCCTTGACTTCTTTATAAATCAGCCCAATTAACCTATCGTGGTTGACAGTATCAAAGTACTTTTCTAAATCTATATCTACCGCCCATTTATAGCCTTCATCCATGTATTCTTTACATTTTAGAATTGCTTGATGCGCGTTTCGATTTGGTCTAAATCCATAACTATTCTCTGAAAATTTCTTCTCA encodes:
- a CDS encoding lactate utilization protein; protein product: MTEKIERTLRNLQQNNMNGYYVKDKEELIKQLEELILDNNTVGCGDSVTLEQLEVFNYLRNRDIEFYDKHKSGLSSDEKREIYIKNFSADVFITGTNAITENGEIINIDGNGSRVAPMIYGPKKVVIVVGSNKITPNSTEGMLRVRQVAAPMDAKRLGKVTPCVKTGKCYDCKSKDRICNDFVVIARQFDSKRIHVIIVEGEYGY
- a CDS encoding GyrI-like domain-containing protein, with amino-acid sequence MTTDIVCKEKFSVIGKLGEGDATKGSDWIPYLWEQANGNFHEISLLAKKDENGIPTGIWGAMSDAKEWLLPWKERGKYLAGCEVYDDSVAPIGWVKWTIPSYKYIVTKCSEEIYGEIFGEMIHSYLPSNNYQLVGAVHEFYSPLIKDGFYLYFPIEKL
- a CDS encoding GNAT family N-acetyltransferase → MQISYVNSANDDFVKLCTLLDDSLNETSGGINREYYKQFNSVMQIHDIFLAYDDEVPIGCASFKYFEDGIAEVKRVYVKPEYRGQGISKLLMKQLEEKAKELGYLKLILETGAKFQAAIGLYKSIGFQVIDNYGQYKDIKESICMEKYIVNNY
- a CDS encoding signal peptidase II — encoded protein: MKNYKKFIFPISILIMIDQVVKIFIKKYLFDIQVVFIEGIIGFYPKINRKQSWAGNYISIFENPIVVNILIIFCIFIIMTGYQFYRSKCKKESLPARLIFIFAMAGCLCSIIDKIFWGGSLDFLVIPGLFIFDLKDCYLTVAEILFVYMGIKYNKQINVKEYVKFIYSSIRKQQKDAI
- a CDS encoding DUF6064 family protein, which translates into the protein MNAQVFWDVISNYNQQTKIAQIILFVFVILAIVLSYAQKVKWSAKFALGISNLFLGIVFFGNYGTEPIQRFFALPQYLFCGVLFLYECYHNKDDVLEKPDLWQLILLFLYIFYPLFSVMLGHSFPQMVTHIMPCPVVSLSIAVYSGYRRKNKLLLTILTLWGLTGIKSVIFSAYEDIILLICGLYGVILLVNTRKKCKYNNAR
- a CDS encoding DUF3298 and DUF4163 domain-containing protein is translated as MQVVNAVLSDKIYYDDEIVLTYKINYPQFFSNKCQRNLSTLNAFYKENAEIFEQYCRDTLFTEAVDQYHELKKNDYPFHPYEAIVDYKTTYLSCQFISLYFDKYIYTGGAHGNTIRHSDTWNLSTGKTMHISEYFPMNENYKNDILTFIIDEITNQLKNPESKGKYFDTYQQDVHNTWNEDNFYLTPAGIVVYFQQYDIAPYSSGIIEFLIPFKS
- the ltrA gene encoding group II intron reverse transcriptase/maturase — translated: MKETKKCDDSRQLNTESGHLQKDRVELESYAKAPSISMTSDNRQNARREYHYGLLEKIISNENLNEAFKRVKKNKGSHGIDKMGVDELLPYLRSHGEELKQSIADGSYKPNPVRRVEIPKDNGKTRPLGIPTVVDRVIQQAVSQVLTPIFEKKFSENSYGFRPNRNAHQAILKCKEYMDEGYKWAVDIDLEKYFDTVNHDRLIGLIYKEVKDIRVIGLIRKYLNAGVMEKGLVSATVEGVPQGGNLSPLLSNIMLHELDMELERRGLKFCRYADDCNVYVKSKKSAERVMKSITEFIEKDLKLKVNKEKSKVDRPWKLKYLGYTFYNKKGEMGIRVHQVSVKKLKGKLKSITGRSNAMSMELRAIKLKQLIVGWISYFKLADMKGTLRELDEWLRRRLRLCYWKQWKKIKTKHDNLVKLGVENWKAWEHANTRKGYWRISNSPILNSTLTNKYLREQGFITLSERYSQIR